The window AGGGTTGGCCTGGAAAATACCTGCCTCCTCTAATGTCCTTACTAATATGAAGAGCATATCCTAAGAATGTGGTAATAGTCCTCTGGTAATTAAGGAAAATGCCAGTCTGTGGAATAAGCAGTCCCTATAGGCTATTGTGCTAGAAAAGGATGATGTGCTATCTTCTCATTGCTTCCTTTCTTCCAGAATTCCTTTGTTTACTTCTCTTATCAGCTTTTCAGTTTCATAGAGGTTCCCAGTGCCACCTTCTGTGATGTCATTCCCAAGAGGAAGTCAGACCCAGAAAATAAAGCACCCCATTGGTACACGAAAGGGACCATTGGAGGTGCCACCCCCAACAGAGAAGGACTGGCCTAAAGACGATGAACAGGATCATGTCCTCGTGGATCCAGATGAGGAGCTGGATTCCTTGCCTCAGCCTTATCGAATGATCAACAAGCTGGTGAACCTTCTGTTTGACCAGTCTTGGGAAATTATTGAAGAGAGAAACGCACTGAGGGAAGCTGAGAGCAGCCAGATCCAGCCCACCGTCTACCCTCCACTTGGAGAAATCCAGGTATGGAGTAAGCAGTTGACCAGGAGCCCCTGTTTCTCAGTTGAGTGTTAATAAATGAAATCCCCTGATCCAGGAAGGAATTCCTACTAGAAAGCTGCATTCAATAAGTCAGTGCATTTTTGAAAGATTAGAAGCATGCTGATGTTGATTAAAATGATCTGGTAATTGCCTGGGGAAATATGGGGTGTTCTGGTTAATTGAATACTATCCCTTTATATTCAGTGGTTGTTACTGAAAAATCTTCTTAATGTATTAATCTACTCTCTTGCTGGATGGCTGAGGATCTGCCAGTGCCTTGGCTACCATTCCTCCCACAGTGCACAAGCTGAATAAAGTGCAGGGCCTGTGGTCATGCCTAGTGTTGTGAATATGCATTTGTTCTcaacttatttgtttttctctattctctttgCCCTAACAGTGAAATACTATGAATTTCTTGATGCTTAGGCAAGAGTTTTAGATGAGCACTATGTTTGGGAAtgttgttttttggggtttttttttgagatagagtttcgctcttgttgcccaggctggagtgcaatggtgtgatctcggctcactgtaacctccgcctcccaggttcaagcattctcctgcctcagcctcccaagtagctgggattacagggatatgccaccatgcccggataatttttatatttttagtagagatggggtttcaccatgttggccaggctagtctcgaacccttgacctcatgtgatctgcccacctcggcctcccaaagtgctgggattacaggcgttagccactgcgtccagccaggAAATGTTATTATTATCTAGGAAGGGCCCCTGAATGTCTCTGAGAAGCTAACTCATAATATTTGAAGACAGTGAcaactgaaaataatattttttctttgttttcccagCTCAACAAAATGCCAAATTGTATGGCTGTTTCCCAAGACTATGTGTTTATTGGAGGAGCCAAAGGATTCTCAATTTATAATCTGTACAGTGCTAAACAAATATATGCGTGGGAGAAGCTTAAGGTTGATGTCACTTCCATCTGGGCCACAGATTTAGGGAATGAAATACTCATTGCTCCTGTGGATGAAATGGGTATTGTTCTTCATCTTCCTTTTTAGCCTCATTTACAGGTACCTGTAGACTGTTGTCAATTTAATCTCCTTTTGAGGTATTGGTGGGGCCAGGCATGGA is drawn from Homo sapiens chromosome 15, GRCh38.p14 Primary Assembly and contains these coding sequences:
- the WDR93 gene encoding WD repeat-containing protein 93 isoform X9; translated protein: MSFPRGSQTQKIKHPIGTRKGPLEVPPPTEKDWPKDDEQDHVLVDPDEELDSLPQPYRMINKLVNLLFDQSWEIIEERNALREAESSQIQPTVYPPLGEIQLNKMPNCMAVSQDYVFIGGAKGFSIYNLYSAKQIYAWEKLKVDVTSIWATDLGNEILIAPVDEMGIVLHLPF